The following proteins come from a genomic window of Bartonella apihabitans:
- a CDS encoding putative FMN-dependent luciferase-like monooxygenase, with amino-acid sequence MADNQKKLGFFSRLLDAVPAGERYRLAEEQIIYAEKLGFETAWVAQHHFHPQEGGLPSPFVFLSNIAAKTKKIRLGTGVITLPMESPVRVAEDAAVFDLLSNGRLELGFGTGGTRESFEVFGVDPDKRGEVYAHHLDVLRKAFAGEDLLDGNRLYPAAPHLLRRFWMATFSPFGGKLAGEKGDGLMLSRTQPRPADNPEATLDEIQNPIIDAYLSALPAGVKPRIMASRSLFVSRDRAHALELAEKGLRSAAKRLGKALTNVKGCSLDDLIVAFDQHVGTPEDVIASLKKDTSLNRATDVVFQVHSIDPPHEEILKSLELTAKEVAPALGLSLASH; translated from the coding sequence ATGGCAGATAATCAAAAAAAGCTCGGCTTCTTTTCACGTCTTCTGGATGCTGTACCGGCGGGCGAGCGTTACAGGTTGGCTGAAGAACAAATAATCTATGCTGAAAAGTTGGGCTTTGAAACCGCATGGGTTGCCCAGCACCATTTTCATCCGCAAGAAGGTGGCTTACCGTCTCCTTTTGTCTTTCTTTCCAATATTGCAGCAAAAACAAAGAAGATAAGACTTGGTACCGGTGTCATCACTTTGCCAATGGAAAGTCCGGTGAGAGTGGCCGAGGATGCTGCCGTATTTGACCTGTTGTCGAATGGTCGGCTTGAATTGGGATTTGGCACAGGTGGAACACGTGAATCGTTTGAAGTTTTCGGTGTTGATCCGGATAAACGTGGCGAAGTATACGCCCACCATCTTGATGTGCTGCGTAAGGCCTTTGCCGGCGAAGATCTATTGGATGGCAACCGGCTATATCCGGCAGCCCCCCATTTGTTGCGGCGTTTCTGGATGGCTACTTTTTCACCTTTTGGCGGCAAGCTTGCGGGCGAAAAAGGCGATGGGTTAATGTTGTCAAGGACACAACCACGCCCCGCGGATAATCCTGAAGCTACGCTTGATGAAATACAAAACCCTATCATTGACGCCTATCTCTCTGCATTACCGGCAGGTGTAAAGCCGCGTATCATGGCTTCTCGAAGCTTATTTGTATCTCGCGATCGTGCCCATGCTCTCGAATTGGCTGAAAAAGGATTAAGAAGCGCTGCCAAGCGATTGGGGAAAGCTCTAACGAATGTTAAAGGGTGTTCGCTTGACGATCTTATTGTCGCGTTTGACCAACATGTTGGAACGCCGGAAGATGTTATTGCATCGCTCAAAAAAGATACGTCGCTCAATCGCGCGACAGATGTCGTTTTTCAGGTCCACTCCATTGATCCACCTCATGAAGAGATTTTGAAATCGTTAGAACTGACGGCGAAAGAAGTTGCTCCTGCATTGGGCTTGAGCCTTGCCTCACATTGA
- a CDS encoding CMD domain protein, translating into MVRLTKENKVGKSWSADAELKNSLGEKLAAALNHSHLLVFHPRDSEPTRLEALKQAGWSNDEIVTLSQLVAFLSFQLRLALGLQALSAFKGAD; encoded by the coding sequence ATGGTCCGTCTCACAAAAGAGAATAAGGTCGGAAAAAGCTGGAGTGCGGATGCAGAGTTAAAGAATTCTTTGGGAGAAAAATTGGCAGCCGCATTGAACCACAGTCATCTTTTGGTTTTCCACCCGCGGGATAGTGAGCCAACCCGTCTCGAAGCGCTGAAACAGGCCGGTTGGAGCAATGATGAAATCGTTACTCTTTCGCAACTGGTTGCTTTTTTGAGCTTCCAGTTAAGACTTGCTCTGGGGCTACAAGCTCTGTCTGCCTTTAAAGGCGCAGATTAA
- a CDS encoding alkylhydroperoxidase domain protein, giving the protein MNTKPNNSTKEIKRPNVFTRENLDWVPWIEPVAEESLSERQRDSLVEPARAKSDYFRLLARDPDILEARTRTDKDIFYNTVDGLPRAERELAAAATSRFNGCIYCASVHARHAAVYSKKPADVDELLDKGISADLGERWNAIVKAATTLSQTPPSFGKTEIEALRAAGLDDNEIFDVIHAVSFFNWANRLMLSLGEPTIG; this is encoded by the coding sequence ATGAACACAAAGCCAAATAATTCGACTAAAGAAATCAAAAGACCCAACGTCTTTACGCGCGAAAATCTTGATTGGGTTCCGTGGATCGAACCAGTTGCAGAAGAGAGTTTGAGCGAACGCCAGCGTGACTCTTTGGTCGAACCGGCTCGTGCAAAATCGGATTATTTCCGGTTACTGGCACGCGATCCCGACATATTGGAAGCGCGAACAAGGACAGATAAGGATATTTTTTATAACACAGTTGATGGCTTGCCCCGTGCCGAACGAGAACTTGCAGCCGCAGCAACATCGCGGTTTAACGGCTGCATTTATTGTGCTTCGGTTCATGCCCGACATGCGGCTGTTTATTCCAAAAAACCGGCTGATGTTGATGAACTTCTTGATAAGGGCATATCTGCCGATTTGGGAGAGCGCTGGAACGCTATTGTTAAGGCTGCAACCACTCTCAGCCAAACACCGCCGTCTTTCGGAAAAACAGAAATTGAAGCTCTTCGTGCTGCAGGTCTTGATGACAATGAAATTTTTGACGTCATTCATGCCGTCAGCTTTTTTAATTGGGCTAATCGGCTAATGTTGTCTCTCGGAGAGCCGACAATCGGCTAG
- a CDS encoding heme ABC transporter ATP-binding protein produces the protein MIEVENLALTLGKVEILHSLTLHARAGQITSIIGTNGSGKTTLVKALSGELRYSGKIKFNGDDIALKRPDEMALIRAVLPQSTGLSFPFLVREVVELGLSASLYSNEMKKNFPEKALQKVDLSGYEGRFYQELSGGEQARVQLARVLCQIWEPVIDDKPCWLLLDEPVASLDIRHQLIVMDIARDFAKAGGGVLTILHDLNLAAHYSDKIIVLDHGHIVKEGAPREVLTTELLHDVYHCKLTVGKIPAKGIPFVLPQSAFL, from the coding sequence ATGATCGAGGTTGAAAATCTTGCACTCACTCTGGGTAAAGTCGAAATACTTCATTCCTTGACATTACATGCGCGAGCCGGACAAATAACCTCGATAATCGGAACCAATGGCTCAGGAAAAACCACGCTTGTCAAAGCATTGAGCGGGGAACTCCGATATAGTGGCAAAATAAAATTCAACGGCGACGATATCGCTCTCAAAAGACCTGACGAAATGGCTTTGATACGAGCCGTTCTTCCGCAATCCACGGGGCTGAGCTTTCCATTTCTCGTTCGGGAAGTTGTCGAGCTCGGCCTTTCCGCCAGTTTATATTCAAACGAAATGAAAAAAAATTTTCCGGAAAAAGCTTTGCAAAAAGTAGACCTGAGCGGTTATGAAGGGCGTTTTTATCAGGAATTGTCAGGCGGCGAACAAGCACGTGTCCAGCTCGCCCGCGTACTTTGTCAAATTTGGGAACCGGTCATTGACGATAAACCATGTTGGTTACTGCTCGATGAACCGGTTGCCAGTCTGGATATCCGCCACCAACTCATTGTGATGGATATTGCCCGTGATTTTGCAAAAGCTGGCGGCGGCGTTCTTACTATTCTGCACGATCTCAATCTGGCTGCGCACTATAGTGACAAAATAATCGTTCTCGACCATGGTCACATCGTCAAAGAAGGAGCCCCTCGCGAAGTCCTGACGACAGAATTATTGCACGACGTATATCATTGCAAATTGACCGTCGGAAAAATTCCGGCAAAAGGAATCCCTTTTGTTCTCCCCCAATCTGCTTTTCTTTGA
- a CDS encoding iron ABC transporter permease — translation MISAFFKIHPVEGDRSHRGKMAIILLIIVLLITIYCGLVIGAYDVSVMNFLTSIRQSGLDEIIKTRDYLVLVNIRPPRVILGMLIGAALAVSGTLMQGLFRNPLADPGIMGVSSGAALGAVLMIVVSSSLPFPVIKFLGSFNVVAGAFVGGLSSTIILYFIATRNKQTSIATMLLAGIALGAFCGALLGILIFLANDNQLRDITFWNLGSLAGATWPRVAIASPFIIIGLVLAPFLARAMNALALNEAVAGHLGFRVQRIKHMTIFVVAFMCGGAVAVSGSIGFIGIIVPHILRLTIGPDHRYLIPCSALLGASLLIATDTVSRIIVAPAELPIGIITSLIGGPFFLWILLKRRGALEQ, via the coding sequence ATGATATCTGCATTTTTTAAAATCCATCCGGTTGAAGGAGACCGCAGCCATAGAGGGAAAATGGCAATTATCTTGCTTATAATTGTTCTGCTTATAACGATATATTGCGGGCTTGTAATCGGTGCCTATGATGTTTCGGTTATGAATTTTTTGACCTCGATCCGGCAATCAGGCTTGGATGAAATCATCAAGACGCGCGACTATCTTGTCCTTGTCAATATCAGACCACCGCGTGTTATTCTGGGCATGTTGATAGGTGCGGCACTGGCGGTTTCCGGTACTTTGATGCAGGGACTGTTTCGCAATCCGCTCGCCGACCCCGGCATTATGGGAGTTTCCTCGGGTGCTGCTTTGGGAGCAGTATTGATGATCGTGGTTTCGTCTTCCTTACCCTTTCCGGTCATCAAATTTCTTGGAAGTTTTAATGTGGTAGCCGGAGCGTTTGTCGGCGGACTTTCATCTACGATCATACTCTATTTCATAGCAACCCGTAACAAGCAGACATCAATTGCGACAATGCTTCTTGCGGGAATAGCGCTCGGGGCATTTTGCGGCGCATTATTGGGTATTCTCATCTTTTTGGCGAATGACAACCAGCTCCGTGATATTACATTCTGGAATCTCGGTTCCCTTGCCGGTGCAACATGGCCACGCGTAGCAATTGCCTCTCCTTTTATTATTATCGGGTTAGTTCTCGCTCCTTTCCTTGCTCGTGCAATGAATGCCTTGGCTCTTAATGAAGCGGTTGCCGGACATTTGGGGTTTCGAGTGCAACGCATAAAACACATGACAATTTTTGTTGTTGCATTCATGTGCGGAGGTGCCGTTGCAGTGAGTGGAAGTATCGGCTTTATCGGCATCATTGTGCCCCATATATTGCGCCTGACAATTGGCCCTGACCATCGTTACCTTATTCCATGTTCGGCTCTTTTGGGGGCTTCACTGCTTATTGCTACCGACACGGTTTCGAGAATAATTGTAGCACCGGCCGAACTACCGATCGGTATCATCACCTCGTTAATCGGCGGACCATTTTTCTTGTGGATTCTGTTAAAAAGACGTGGAGCTCTGGAGCAATGA